The Anopheles coluzzii chromosome 2, AcolN3, whole genome shotgun sequence genome window below encodes:
- the LOC120952895 gene encoding uncharacterized protein LOC120952895, with translation MLTKEELLCALEVANIEVPPKATLPQLRMLYEQSVPKNKMEEQSTQNFIPQRVCADEDEVTNNGNHVAAAAILMKDKAAPTSSTQGASFDATSHQLELMALRAKIMEMEQRQTFTDGRLVHPEELKHLIPEFSDGLGINKWINTIRYNSELYGWQDRTMLLYAGSRLTGAASEWYNGFRNTLKTFDEFADTIKKAFPDRCNEAVIHSQLASVYKKISESYTSYVYRVNALGMSGHVSEEAIITYVIRGLSRDPLYDSLVTKDYRDIYDLIDNIKRYESHLLLRKNPERRSPSHINTISPRPIPPRQTTTEPLRCYNCSNHGHHSSQCTQPRRAPGSCFRCGSTSHVIRNCPVPDRRQLTVAAVQGNDNETAHLDSGENGNFVQLEAYQEL, from the exons ATGCTTACAAAAGAGGAACTTCTTTGTGCTTTGGAAGTTGCTAACATCGAAGTGCCTCCGAAAGCAACTTTACCACAACTACGCATGTTGTACGAGCAAAGtgtaccgaaaaacaaaatggaggaACAATCAACCCAGAATTTCATTCCTCAAAGAGTGTGTGCAGATGAAGACGAAGTGACGAATAATGGAAACCACGTTGCAGCAGCCGCCATCTTGATGAAAGACAAAGCTGCTCCGACATCTTCGACGCAAGGTGCTTCATTCGACGCAACTTCTCATCAATTGGAATTAATGGCGCTACGAGCAAAAATTATGGAAATGGAACAGCGGCAGACGTTTACGGATGGTCGATTGGTTCATCCCGAGGAGTTGAAACATTTGATACCGGAATTTTCTGACGGCCTCGGTATCAATAAGTGGATCAATACGATTCGCTACAATAGCGAATTATATGGATGGCAGGATCGCACGATGCTTTTATATGCAGGCAGTCGGTTGACTGGAGCAGCAAGCGAATGGTACAATGGCTTTCGTAACACTTTGAAGACATTCGACGAATTCGCTGACACAATTAAAAAGGCTTTTCCTGATCGCTGTAACGAAGCCGTTATTCATAGCCAATTAGCATCGGTCTACAAGAAAATTTCTGAGTCGTACACAAGCTATGTATACCGAGTAAATGCGCTGGGAATGTCAGGCCACGTGAGTGAGGAGGCTATCATAACTTATGTCATCAGAGGACTTTCTCGTGACCCTCTCTATGATAGCCTTGTGACCAAGGATTACCGCGATATTTACGACCTGATTGACAACATTAAGCGATATGAATCCCATCTTCTGTTGCGCAAAAACCCAGAACGCCGCAGCCCATCTCACATCAACACCATTTCCCCGAGACCGATTCCACCAAGACAAACGACGACAGAACCTCTTCGATGTTATAACTGCTCGAATCATGGACATCATTCATCGCAATGCACACAACCTCGCCGAGCTCCGGGTTCCTGTTTCCGATGTGGTAGCACATCACATGTCATTCGCAACTGTCCTGTCCCAGATAGACGTCAACTAACGGTTGCTGCGGTACAGGGCAACGACAATGAAACAGCGCATCTAGATTctggggaaaatggaaacttcGTTCAACTTGAGGCCTATCAGGAG CTCTAA